CTATTCCCCttgctttgcttatttttcttcacGGCACTTACTACCTCCATGTGTCTTCCATACAAACACCATTCCTGGTCCCAGATGGCCCTTCAAGCCAGTGCTAGGCAGGACAAGACTCAGCGTTAATACACATAATCACatatgtgcatgtgcacacaaaTTGACTAGACCTAGGACCCCAGGAGTCTGcagtttctcctgttttcttgccCCTTCAGGGCCCTGGCCAAGGTGGCAGACATCCTGGAGCCTCTAGGTCTTCAGGAGGAGGCAGAACTGCCCGTGCAGATGCTGGCTGAGTTTGTGATGGTGCGTACAAGATGGGAGCTAGCCTTTCACAAGCCAGGGACTGCTCCTGGGTCCTCCTAGTGAGACACTGGGCAGCGATAATGGTGAGCAGACTGGAAGGTAACCTTGTTGGCCTATAGTACAAGGAGGTAAGAATATTACCTGCGTCCACCCTCCTTCTGAACAGGACTCCCGGAAGAAAGACAAGCTCCTCTGCAGCCAGCTTCAAGTAGTAGACTTCCTGCAGAATTTCTTGGTTCAGGAAGGCACTGCCCAGGACCTGAACCCCTTGGCCTCTGAAGACACGAGCCGTGAGTGGGCAGGGGGTtggaataggggcttccctagtgaaGAAGGAAGAGGGACATCAGTCAAGTCAGCTGTTTGGCTGACAGGAAGACTGAAGCCCCAGTGTTGCAGGCAGGTGGGCCAACCTCACTTATTCCCTCACTCTTGGCTCTTCTCAGGGCAGAAGGCAATTGAAGTCAAAGAGCAGTGGAAAGAGCTGAAGGCCACCTACCAAGAGCACGTGGAGGCCATCACCAGTTCCCTGACCCAGGCACTGCCCAAGGTGGAGGAGGCCCAAAGGAAGCAGGCCAAGCTCCAGGAGGCCCTTGAACAACTCCAGGCCAAGGTGAACCAAGgatgaggggaggagagggcaggcagagaggaggaggaaaagggtgAACATGCTGGGTTGGACCCACTGGCTGTCTTTTAAAATCCAACCacatggatgagtaatattccattgtatatatgtaccacatctttttttatatatatataaatttatttattttatttttatttatttttggctgtgttgggtcttcgtgtcttcgcgccagctttctctagttgtggcgagtgggggctactgttcgttgcggtgcgcgggcttctcattgtggtggcttctcttgttgcagagcccgggctctaggcgtgtgggcttcagtagttgcagcacactgactcagtagttgtggctcacgggctctagagcgtaggcagagtagttgtggtgcacgggcttggttgctccccggcatgtgagatcttcccagaccagggcttgaacccatgtcccctgcattggcaggcggattcttaaccactgcaccaccagggaagcccctgtaccacatcttctttatcctttcatccgtcaatattactcagccattaaaaagaatgaaataatgccatttgcagcaacatggatagacctggagattatcgtactaagtgaagtcagtcagacagagaaagacaaatatcatatgatatcacttatatgtggaatctaaaaaaaaaaatgatacaaatgaacttatttacaaaacagaaacagactcacagacttagagaatgaacttatggttaccagggggaagggtgagggccagggatagattgggagtttgggattgacatgtacaaactgctatatttaaaatagataaccaacaaagacttactattaaaaaaaaaaaaaaagaaatccaaacataaaAATGCACTCCTCCTCTCCTTGTTCCCCTCCGTTGCTTACCTGCAGAAGCAAATGGCCATGGAAAAACTCAGAATAGTCCAGAAGCAGTGGCAGCTACAACAGGTAGGTCCATTCACCTAGGAAAATACCTCTTCTCGCCACCATGCTATTGCATGGGCCAAGTCCTAGAAAACCTTTATTCTATTTCCTCCAGTGAGGCATTATAGCATGGGTACCAACATGGAATTGAATCCTAGTATCACCACTTACCACTGCATGATCTTGGGCAGTCACCTAactttttctgcttctgtttcttcatctgtgaaagaaaaaataatagcatCTACTCTATAGAGTTATTATGATGATTAAGTAATTGGTACAGCAAGtgcttaaaatagtgcctggcacatagcaaactAAATAAGCGTTATCATCATCTTTGTGCTCCTTTTCTCCAGAGTGCCTCATCTTTTAACAACACATTCTGACCCTTCCTTTTTTCTAAGCCCCTGGTCCTGCCTAAAGTGAGTAGAGTCCCTCTTTCCATCTGTGCGTCTGAACCCCCAGCTAGTTCAAGGCTGTAGGGGTTGGGGAAATGGCTCTAAGACGTCAGCATCTGAGGAACCGTGTCTACATTCTCACTCCTGGTAGGAGAAGCGTCTGCAGCATCTGGCAGTGGTTTCTTCAGAGGTGAGGGAGCGTCAGACAGGAACTCAGCAGGAGCTTGAACAGCTATATCAGGAACTTGGAACCCTGAAGCAGCAGGCAGGGCAGGAGCAGTACAAGCTGCAGAGGTGAGGCTGGGAACATGGGCTACAGACCCAGGGTGGTTCAGCTGAGGTTCCCTGTCTTCACACCCACCTCCTCCTTCCAGGCACCAGACCTTCCTCCACCTGCTATACACCCTTCAGGGTAAGCTGCTTTTCCATGAGGCTGAGGCAGAGGTGCCACAAGAGTTGGATCTTCCTAAGGATAAGCCCCAGCAGCTGACCCAGCCCCAGGAGCAGAACATTCGGGACACCATGGGGAGAGATGAATGTGTGTCCTCCAAGGTGAATGAAAGATGGAACAGTTgggcagggaggcagagagaaaagcTGGGAGATGAATCTTACTCACTGCTCATACCTTGTCTCCCCAAGGCCAACAACCCGCAGCCTGCTGGAGATACAGGCTTACCATGGCTTCCTGGGAGACAGCAACATGGGGAAGGATCCTAGATCAGGTCAGACTCCAACTCAGGCTATGGTGTCCCTGGACTGTAGGTATGGCAGGAGCGAGGGTCTCTGGTCtatctgtctctgtttctgtgctcCGCTATTCATGGAGGGGATGGGACATGGGGAGGAGCAAGGAGTTTATCTTATGGATGAAGTTTTGTACATTATCCCCATATCCAGCCTACCGTGGGCTaatccctctcttcctcttccccagctCTCTGGCCTCACCCACATTGCAGGATGGACTTAAACTCCTTGAGTGCAGCCTGATTTTTGACTACATACCAGGTCGGGGCAGGCTCTGGATTCTGTTTATGAAAAGCCCTGGAGTTCTCTCAGTTGCCTGTTTTTCCGCTTATCTTCATATGTTGGTGGGAAGAACCACACTCATAGGCCAGCAACAAGATAGGTGCTGGGACTGGTGTGAATAGAGAGGGTACAGATGGGGAAGGGGCCCTGGCCTGGGGCATCAGGGGCTGCTTGTCCAAAGGGATATACTACAAACATGCTGAGCTTAATTCAGGGAGAAGGTGAATGCTTTATGCAGGTGATTAGATGTGGGAGGATAATTTTAATTACTGATCCAAATGTTTACTGAATCTCTGATTTGTGCCAGGTCCCTTGCTATGAACTGGAGCTACAGCAGTGGGCTTATCTGACCAGTCCCTGCCTACATGGAGCATAATGAGAATGAACAATTGAAAAGATAAATAGGATGATTTCAGGGTGTGTTAAAACAGGGTAGCAAACTAAAACAGAGTAATACAATGAAGATCAATAGTGAGAGTATAGAGACCCCCATCTGTGTATATTGGCCTGTGTCTATGAGTCAGTATTTCtatttgtgtttgtatgtgtgtgtttctgtgtctttgttGCTTTCAGTCTCcattcctctgtgtgtctgtcgcTGGGTGTGTGGACAGGGGCGGGCACTACTGTGTTTGAGAAAGAGATTGCATTCCTGATTGAGAGTGTGGAAACTGCTacttcagagagaaagagagaaaaatgacagtTCTCAGAGCGTAGAAAACTCATTTTCCATATGAGAAAAGGACCTTCATGTGAGAGAAAGACCTAAACATCCCCATGAGAAAGACACTGGGGCCTTTTGTTTTTGGTGAGAGAAAGTTTTAAGAGTCAGTGTTCCCTGTCTGTCTCAGACTGGGTCACCTTCTCTCAGGTGGAGATTGAGATCCTTGTGCATTCCGATGGTTTGCCCTGCTTTACTAAGGTGTCCCTAGTTTTCTCTCAAATTGTCTTTTCAAATGTGTTGGCCCCATTTTTTACGTATGAAATAGGATAATTATCAGAGGTCTTTGGGCTCAGAGAGGATTGAGGATACTCCACCAGGGAGCACACAAATGCCCACAGAGTGGCTTCCTCAATCTActcatccccctccctcccacatgGTTCCTGCTGTAGCCTTCTAGTAACCCAAATATCCAGTCCCATTTTTCCATCCCTCCTACTGGATAGGCTCCCTTACCCCTACAGTCTCATTTACTTTCTAGTCTCATGTTCTCCAAAATGTCTGCAGCACAAACGAGAGAGCaagagtacatatatatatatccacccCAGGAAAAGAGTGTCTACTAAGGGACACTGGGGTGTGGGTTGGGATGTTGTGGAGTTTCCCTATCTTTGCATACATTATGGCTGTCAGCAAGTCAGCAGGGAAGAGAAGACACTCACATGAAGCCCACCAAGATGGGGGTTAAGGATAATACCCTGAGATACTCCAAGCCAGGGACAGGGGAAGGAGATTGGGCAGATGTACAGTAATCAAGCACAGAGGTCTGCAAACTTCTGGGAACCAGATTTCTCTCAAGGAGTGTGAAATGCATCAGTCCACACTGAGGCCAAAGAGGAGGGGAGGCTTGATTATCTGTTATGTTCAAAGCCCTTGATTTGCCCATGTGGCTGGAGCCTCAAGTTGGCCGGAAGTGTCTTGACTGACCAGCTCAGGAATTGGGACTTGCTGTCAGATAGAAGATGGACTTCAGCTTCCAGCTCTTCTCAGCCCTCTGTTAGGCCCTTAAAGACTATTCTTGTTCATTGATACTTGCACAAGGTAGATGTGTGCAAGGAGGAATACTACCCCTGGGAAATCGTGATCTCTTACACAAAGACATGGAAATCTATGAGTCCACAG
This window of the Orcinus orca chromosome 14, mOrcOrc1.1, whole genome shotgun sequence genome carries:
- the ZWINT gene encoding ZW10 interactor isoform X1, whose amino-acid sequence is MMEAAETKAEAAAREALAKVADILEPLGLQEEAELPVQMLAEFVMDSRKKDKLLCSQLQVVDFLQNFLVQEGTAQDLNPLASEDTSRQKAIEVKEQWKELKATYQEHVEAITSSLTQALPKVEEAQRKQAKLQEALEQLQAKKQMAMEKLRIVQKQWQLQQEKRLQHLAVVSSEVRERQTGTQQELEQLYQELGTLKQQAGQEQYKLQRHQTFLHLLYTLQGKLLFHEAEAEVPQELDLPKDKPQQLTQPQEQNIRDTMGRDECVSSKANNPQPAGDTGLPWLPGRQQHGEGS
- the ZWINT gene encoding ZW10 interactor isoform X3, whose protein sequence is MGASLSQARDCSWVLLVRHWAAIMDSRKKDKLLCSQLQVVDFLQNFLVQEGTAQDLNPLASEDTSRQKAIEVKEQWKELKATYQEHVEAITSSLTQALPKVEEAQRKQAKLQEALEQLQAKKQMAMEKLRIVQKQWQLQQEKRLQHLAVVSSEVRERQTGTQQELEQLYQELGTLKQQAGQEQYKLQRHQTFLHLLYTLQGKLLFHEAEAEVPQELDLPKDKPQQLTQPQEQNIRDTMGRDECVSSKANNPQPAGDTGLPWLPGRQQHGEGS
- the ZWINT gene encoding ZW10 interactor isoform X2, whose protein sequence is MMEAAETKAEAAAREALAKVADILEPLGLQEEAELPVQMLAEFVMDSRKKDKLLCSQLQVVDFLQNFLVQEGTAQDLNPLASEDTSRQKAIEVKEQWKELKATYQEHVEAITSSLTQALPKVEEAQRKQAKLQEALEQLQAKEKRLQHLAVVSSEVRERQTGTQQELEQLYQELGTLKQQAGQEQYKLQRHQTFLHLLYTLQGKLLFHEAEAEVPQELDLPKDKPQQLTQPQEQNIRDTMGRDECVSSKANNPQPAGDTGLPWLPGRQQHGEGS